The region aacagaggttttATGGGATGTTATCTACCTCTGTTGCAGGTAGAACTGCCAGCCATCTGCTGGCAACCCCAAGAGTTTCTGGGAATGAGACAGGGATGACATATCTGGAAGCAATGTCACAGCaatactgtccccccccccctgccacctCCACTGAGTAGCAACAGGATCCTGGTGGCAGGAGGTACCCTAGAGCCATGAAGTTTCaacattttctccaggcctgttggcaactctGTTAAGCCGATGACTGTTAAGATATGTGCACAGGAACCAGCAGAActgtgggtgggggctggagttctccagggattacaactgatctccagaggactGAGGTCAGGTCCCATggacaaaatggtcactttggaaggtgaagtctatggcattatacactgccAAGGCTTCTCCTCTttcaaaaccctgccctccccaggctccacccccaaatcctccaggtatttcctaaatgggagctggcaaccctaatctacatCCAGCCTAGATTAATCAATTAGGCCTGACATACAGTGCCTCCAAGGAGTCCGGGTGTACCGCCTGACTGTCTCCATCTAGCTCATCTACAGAGGCCTGTCTCCCCAGAGTCTTTCTCCACCAGCACATAAACTGAATCCCCACACATACTGACCCAGGTCACCAGCTCAAGATCCACAGCAGGCTCGTGCTTTGCTTCAGAAGACACAAGAGATTTACCACAGGATGAAACATTGTTTGAGATCTTGAAGCTTCCCTGTTCCTTCAGGTACATGAGTAAACACACAATCACCTCAGCACAGCAAAACATTTCCTTTACTGCTGTCCACTAGGTGCATTCTACATTTTCATACCCGTTCACAAGTAACATTGAACACACAAACAACCCGTGTGCACTGTACACTTGACTGGTCTTTATCAAGTAATCATTAGTTTGCATTCAATGCACGGACAGCTGACGGTGTGACTGAAATCCCATATTCATCCAGGAAATGGTACAGTTTTCATTTGGAAAGTGAATGCACATTGGTTCTTTCTTACCAACAGTTGTACGCACGTTCTTGCAGGTTGTACATTAtatgttcactgtaacatgtgaacaggccTACTGACTCCTCATCAtggaggaaatatttttgtctGTAAAGTCCAGATTTCCTCTGGCATATCTCTCCaggtggaaaaaaaaaaccctgcctttctAGAAATTAACTGACCAGTACATTTTGGTACTGACGCTTCAAGGGAACGTACTTCAAAATGCACAAGCACATGAAGACCTGATACAACAGAAATCCCATAGTATATTTTACAAAAAGGCGGACTGAGCTCTGGGTTTTATAGCAGCTGTAACTCCCCCCTAGCTACATAACCTTCCCTGCTACTCACACAATTGTTGAAGTCACCTAAAAGGATTGCAGTGGTAACAACTATCTGGTCTtcaaggtttctttttttttttttgtatgctaCGAACTTGGCCATTatgcacatgaacacatgaagctgctttctactgaatcagacccttggttcattgaagtcagtattgtctactcagactggcagtagctctccagtgtTTCAGGCAGTGGTCTTCCACATCACGTACTATCGGAtccttaactggaaatgccagggatcaaacctgggtccttctgcatgcaaagcaggtgctgtaccaactagggttgccaggtccccttgtcaCACTGGTGGGGACATTTTGGGTTTGTTCTGGGATGTCTCCAACACAACGTCACCCAGAAGAGACATCATCACTCTGGGGACATTGCATGGCaatgctctgggttttgggccaaactctatggtaaaactggcttcaggccatagagttttgcactCAAGCCAGAGTGTCGCTGCATGACATCCCTGACAACACATCAGGGATGTCCCACAGCAATGTAGCTGTTTAAGGGTGGGGTTTCTCCCACTGGCCAGATAGCCGGTGGTGGGCAGAAGCCCTGAAATCCAGGGAACACCAACCCCCCcatcctggggactggcaaccctatctaccacTAAGACACAACCTCTCCCCAAATCCAAGACATTTTACATATAAAACTGCCTTACGCTGAGTCAGATTATTGGTCCGTCTGGCTCAGCAAGATCTCTTCTgataggcagtggctctccaggagtgCAGGCAGACTTTCCCGATGGAGATGCCAAACCAGGgaacttctgcatacaaagctgGTGCCccataaccaggggtcattttgtagaaaaatagatggtgaagctcatccagggattgttatgcagctgcacctactattcaatggacaaggtaggtaggtggggaggaggagggggaaccctcagaaaggttcaggagctgtgctcttgtgagctcctgctgaattcaaggcctgcctataACAGAGCTCATGCTTAGGCAAAATTCAGATTCGTGTTTCTACACAGGGTTCCCAGTGATCTCTGGGAATACATGCACAAATACCAAACACGGGAGATGAGGTTTTTGAATAATTGAAAAGCAAATTTTTTGAAATCTGGGTTCTCTAGATCACCTTTGGGATGAGTATTTGGGATAGGTAAAGTGCACCTCTGCCCCTCCCCACTATATGGCACAGTCTTCTGAGAGGAACGGATTGGACGAGCAACCAGGGGAGGGAATGCTTCAGCCACAAGGAGGACTCAAAGAGAAATGGGGTTAAGCACCATAAACATTTACACTGTTCAGTTCATACAGGTTAACAGAAATAGTGCTACCGAGCCACGACCAGCTGCCAGCCCTGCACagatgcaaaaaaagagagaagtgtTTCTGGATACCCGCAAATGTATCAGGACTGAAGCATCGCATGCCGGGAGGCCTCAGAGGTACCTTATTGTACCAGTCGTTAAGCCTTATCTTTTCTCGCAGGTGCAAAGGCAATTCTTTATGGTCCTCTCTAACACTTgcatatttggggaggggggaccccAGGAGATGGCCCTTTTTAATACTTTGCAAGAGATCGGGCCGTAGCTCTAAGGAATTACCGTCACTGCCTTCAGACTACCTTGGATGGCAAGTTGTTTCAATTCCAATCTGGAACTCTCTCCTACACACCTGCAGCCATACACTGCTAAGCTGTGATGGAATTTGGGCAGTCTGGCAGCTTCGAGGTAGTTGTTTATTCCTGCTTCATCTCTGAGCAACCATTATCGACGAAACCTCCACACAGCCCCCTCTTGCCGgccctcttttttttcccccagcctgCTTTAAATCCTTTTGTTTGTTGAAATGCGCTATGGAACaggtcccctccccctttcaacTCGGTtgactccctctccctccccccagagGCTCTTGAAACCTTCAGCCTCTTGGTTGCTGAGAGCCGGAATGGTGCATCAATGTCTTGCTCAAAAGCGGGCCCAGCCCAGTCAGCATGGTCTCGGGGTACAAAAGTCCAGCTCCTGGGGTTTCTTCCTGAGGTTGCAACGGTCGCGGGGCAGCAGAACACCACCCCGTCCTGTGCATTTCAGTATGCGCCTCTTGAACCCCCTGCCACAGGTCTTGGAGCAGGGCGACCAGGGTCCCGCCTCCCACGCAGGGCAGGGGTCGCCACATATCCTGATGTCGGTGGGCCGCTGAGTGGCGTCACAAGCGGAGGCCAGCTGGCCTAGAGCGTCACGGCACAGCACCATGCGCTTCTGCAGCCCGTTGCCGCAGGTGACGGAGCAGTCCTCCCAGCTGGTGGTGGCCCACTTGTAAGAGGGGCGTTTGTAATCCGGCCGGCCTGGATCCAGGCGGTTTGAGAGGGTGAGGATGCTATTGTTGAGGACCGGGGGGCGCTTCCCGTCTTTGCGGTACAAGGACTTGTCCTCCCTGTTTTCTTTGGGCAGGTAGAAGGAATACCGTACCCGAGGCGGAGTCATCTTCCCGACTGATAGCACCTCCACGGTTAGCGGCTCCTGGATGGGCATAAAGGCTTGGAGACTTTCCACTGCTGTTCCCGTCCCGCTGTAGCGCAGCACACTGCCCTTCACCATCAGGTCCCTCTCTACTGCCGAGACGATGAAATGCCCATTCAGGAGGTATTTGCCATGCCCGTTCTTCACAGCCAGGTAGTTGTCGTCACTGATTAGGCCCTTGTAGCCTCGCTGTCTGATATCAATACTGGATGCACCAGCTGGGATTAGCACCACAAAGTTATACCCATGCCTGGAAaagaatagagagagagaaagatgtttGAGACAGGGCAATAAAAGTCAAATTGTACAGATTTTCATAGAACCTGACAATTGCAcgtttcattttttaaagggaaaagtgTCTAGATTTCATTACCATTGTGTCTCTCTAAATGTCTCTCTGCATAGTACCCCCTACCAACTACCAATTTGTCCTAACTGATGTATTACATTATCCGGAAGTATGGAATAATTTTTTCTTTAAAGAGCTATAGTATTTCTGTAACCCAGTATGTCTGTTCTAGGCAAACAGTATAATCccaagagttacacctttctaagtccattgacttcacctttctaagtccattgacttcagaagtataagaagaagatgatattggatttatatccctatactctgaatctcagagtggtcacaatctcctttacctcccacacacacacaacagacacccttgtgaggtgagtggggctgagagggctcttgcagcagctgccctttcaaggacaactcctccgagagctatggctgacccaaggccattccagcaggtgcaagtggaggagtggggaatcaaacccagttctcccagataagagtccacacacttaaccactacaccaaactggctctcttttcttTCTATAACTTTTCTTAATATGGCAATGTAAATATTGCTATTACATAACGAAGATCAGGTCACTCTAACAAGACGGGAAAGAAACACAGCTCAGAATTATTGTCATCTAAAGTCAGGCACCCATTCACTCATTCTTAAAAGCAGCACAGTTTATTCCCAGTCTGAAAAGGAAGCTCACTCACATGGGTTTGGTGAACAGGCCGGAGACTTTCTTGCAGCTCTTGTTGTCCCCACCGCACACTCCACATTTATCAAACTTCTTTTTCGAGCCAAGTTTCCCATCACACCCAGCCTTGATACATTTGCCCTGGACACATAAGGAAGTGGAGTCTGGAGAGCATGGGGTGCCATCCACCACCTAGAGGTCATCAAGACAGAGGATGCCGTTCAGTGGGCAAAaggggaatggggaggggggggggtgtacagcAATGGACAGCATTGTGTTTGCAACAAGAGAAGCACATCTTTGTTCACACTATCTACGAGTTGACTATAAAGGAGGACACAAGCCATTCCATGGCTGAATGGTGAAGAACATATGTGAAGTAGGGAACACCTCTATCCAAGATCCCCCACAAAGTAATTAACACACGTGATAAAAGGACAGGCCCTGAATGTTAGTGTCTTAACTGAGAAATCACTCATCTCTATGCAGCATGGATGTACATAAGCAACTACCTTAGCAGAGGTCCCCCTTTTCCTTCACTCTGCCCATTAAGGACAGCTGCCACAGAGTACAGAAGGAGCTTAGTTCAATAGTCACCCGCACAGTCAGTGgtggaaagggctgtcaagtcacagctaatttatggtgaccagggctttttttttgtagcaggaacttctttgcatattaggccataccccctaatgtagccaatcctccaagagcttacagtaggccctatactaagagctctgtaaactcatggaggattggctagatcatgggtgtgtggcctaatatgcaaaggagttcctgctataaaaaagccctgatggtgacctcatagggttttcaaggcaagagatgttcagaggtggtttgccattgcctgcctccatatcaCAACCCTGGCACTCCCTggaggtctccaatccaaatactagttagggttgaccctgcttagcttctgagatctgacaagatcaaactACCTTGGATTTTCCAGGTCAGGATTCGCCCTTGTTACACccggaaaaaaaaaattcaaaaagtaTCAGGTTTTTCTACATTTTCTAATCATTTTCATTGTTGTCTTGAAGACTACCCAGAAGTGCCATTATAACCCCTGGAAGTTTAAAAACCAGAGATTAAAAATGGCAACCTGCTCCACTGGTCCCGATACCACCAGAAGGATTGTGGGTAGAACTCTCCCAAGCTCTTCTAGACGgtttttagcagggctttttgggtagcaggagctcctttgcatattaggccacacacccctgatgtagccagtcctccaagagctcttcgtacagggcctactgtaagtcccaggaggattggctacatcaggggtgtgtggcctaatatgcaaagaagttcctgctacaaaaacatcCCTGGTCTTTACTACTCAAAATATGATACAATTTATCTATGGATGCAAGTAATGACAACCTATTTACACAGTTCATATATTCCTAGGGAAATCTAATCTCAGTATATTCAAATATTTGCCCTTTTATGAGAGTAAAAAAATTCCTCTTTTCTTCCCATTTGAAAGGTGATAAAGTTCCATTATTTCCGCTTTGTTTTCCATTGAATGGGTCTCCTTTGCCAGCCCACTCTGCCAACTGGTTGTGCCCTGAAACTTATTTCTTTCTCAAGGTGGTGCCAACAAGCTGACTGGTCCCCCAACTCACCTTTGGAGCCAAGACATAAAAGTACCCAGTTCCATTGGCTCTGCAGATCAGCTTGCATTTGTCCCGAGGAGACACTCCGGAATACTTGGGGACCCAGGAGACGGTGGCGGTGAGCCGATTTGTGCTGTGGTTGTACCCGTTGAAAGCCTCACATTGCTCTTCCCGAAAGCTCTTCCCTGGGACTGTGAAAAAACAGTTCTATTCAGTCTCCAAGACCATTTGGGGCTCATTAGGTTGTGGTTGGTACATAATGCAGCAAGCAAGCTGAAGCTAAGCATGAGCAAACATCGTTGAAATTGTTGAGTCTCCCCATTCCAGCATGGGGTCATCTGAAGGGCTATGGTCTTAAGTTAATCACTTGACATGGTTACTACTGATTAGCAATGACTGCCAAGGGGGTTTATGTCTCAATTATATGTATTTGAGTCCTAGTATCTGAGCACAATGTACACATCTCATGTCTTAACAAGGCAAGAACTGTCTTTATGCCCCATCGAGGGTCCCACCAGCCAGATGCCTTTGGAAGCCCATTAACTGAGCATGAAAGAATGGGATAGGCAGCCTGTTTCCAGGCCCACACCTTTGCAGAGCCTCACCTGAATCTGAGCAGGGATCCAGACCACAGGAACGGTATTTCACTCGAACCCCTTCACAGTACTTCCCTTCGTTGGCAGGCGCCGGGTTGTTGCATTCACGCTTCGCCAGCTGGACTCCTCCGCCACAACTCCGAGAGCACGGGCCATAAGGTGCCCACTTCCCCCAGTTGCCATCCACCTGCAATAAAAGAGGGCATTGAGTGTGTGCAAAACTCAAGGCTTTCAGTACTAGTGCTTGATGGGGCCCTTGTGGGGCTCTCTAGCCTTTGGGCATCAAAACCTGAACTTGTTCAGTCCATATTGTGCACTTGTGAGCTAGCTAACAGCACGAAACGCTGTTCTTTCACCGCAGCCAGTCTGTATACAAAACAGACAGAAGGTTTGGGGTATTACCTGACCCATGGGGATGGGGACAAATGGAGCAGTAACTTGATATACAAGAGCTGATTTGCAATTAGGCCAGGTGAAAATGAAAGGCACATCAATGATTGAGCCACTCGTAACTTGGCTTAGACGGTGACTAGTGTTTGCACAGCATGGGAAATTTGGTGTACAGTGATTTAGGTGAGTACAGAAAAAAACATCAGTATCTCCTGCTTCTATGCAAGAACAGAACTTAGCACAGAGTGAAAATGCAGCATCCTGAGAACTTCAAACAGTACTTTTCTTTGCAAAGCACTTACAGTTTCAAAGACAGGCTTGAAAGTGGGTCAGCAAAACCTTGGTGGGAAATGCCATCATATAGCAGTCAGTTTACagtgaccccagagggttttggaggcaagagatgaacagaactggtttgcccttgcctgcctctgcatagcatcccTGGGCTTCCTTATACTAACCAggtcatccaagtactaaccagggatgaTCCTGCTTATCTCCCAGGCCCtgaggagactgggctagcctgagctatccaggcaagGGTAAAAAAAGTCTTGGAGGTCCAATATTCCTTATAGCCACAAATTTTTGCAAATCAAGTTTATTCCAGAATCAATTTCATTTTTAGAATTTGCAACctcataacagagaaagcccagcCCTTGCAAATATGTACACCACCTTGCATTCTGTGATGGAAAAGAAGCAGGACTGTAATCATTAAGCGACTACCACCACCCCACCTCTCTCTGGATCCTCGCAGTGCACAGCCAGCAGGTACTCACCCGGTACTTACTGATGTTATGCCTCTCGACACAGACTCCCTTCAAGCAGAACCTCCCTTCGCCACAGCTGGTGCCATCAGCCCAAGGGAAGTGACGGGTCTGGCACATGATGTGGCCACGAGCTTTCCCCGTGCACCACAGCTTGGTGCAGTACTGCATGTACGGGCAAGGCTTGGAGCCGATCCCAAAGGCCAGCTCGCACTGCTGGTTGAGGTTGTAGTGAGTCCCAGGGAGGTTTTCGGGCAATGCAATAGGCTTGGTGGGCTGGTCCAAGAGGCAGTCCCCTGGGAAGACAGAGATGGGAGAAGCAAAATGAGTTCTCATTttactagaatcagagaatcataaggggcccaaccccctgctcaatgcaggatcaacctagagcatccctgacaagtgtctgtccagccactgcttaaagactgccagtaagggggaactcaccacctcccaaggtagaaaaagatattggatttatatcctgccctctgcttagagtttcagagcagctcacaatctcctttatcttcctcccccacaacagacaccctgtgaggtgggtggggttgaaaggactctctcagcagctgccttttcaaggacaacctctgccagagctatggctgacccagggacTCAAACttgcaggtgcaaggggaggagtggagactcaaatctgtttctcccagataagagtccacacacttaaccactacaccaaactggctaggtaGATAATTCCAtcattgaacaactcttactgtaaaaaagtttatcctaatatccagtcgataccttcccacccttaatttaaacccattattacgagTTCTCTCCTCTGCAGCCGACAGAAaaagctccctgcccttctctaagcgacagcctttcaaatacttcaagagagcaatcatgcccccccccctcaacctcctcttctctagatggaacattcccaagtccctcagcctttcttcagagggcttggtctccatgcccctgatcatccttgtcactctcctctgcaccccctCCGTTCTGTCCACAGCCTTCTTGAAGGGAACTGCATACAATActtcaggtgtggcctgaccaatgcagtgtacagcggcACTATGGCATCTTGTATTTTGATGTTATGTCTCTGTTAagacaccccaagatggcatttgccttttttttattgctgtaTCACACtcactgctcatatttaacttacggtTCAcccgtaccccaagatcttgttcacacacactgctacacCAAAGTGTATCCCCCACCTAGTATGGGCATTTCTCATTTTTGTAGAACTTGGTACTtttcctatcacaaatggccagcttgtctggcatcgtgtgtgtgggagtatgagggcactgcACCCAAAGGAGAGACCTGCGGAGACatctgtctccatggaaggccatgttcAGTGAGTGAGGagacaaagggagagagaggaggggtcagagggcagctcccaggttaagacaaaggtGTTATCCATTCAAGGGGATAACACCTATGTTATCTAATATCTAATAACATCACAatatctaataacatcagtagtAAAGAGCGCTAATCAAGAACTAATAATaatgccatctagggattaaaacTGTATATGCTTGAGATGTTTTAAGGATTTTATTGTAATTCTtt is a window of Heteronotia binoei isolate CCM8104 ecotype False Entrance Well chromosome 12, APGP_CSIRO_Hbin_v1, whole genome shotgun sequence DNA encoding:
- the ADAMTS15 gene encoding A disintegrin and metalloproteinase with thrombospondin motifs 15 — translated: MLLRGSLLLCLAALPALCAPLETEIVTPIRLDPDLNGRQHFKRGPADPPQPRAIYQITAFHEDFYLNLSPDAQFLAPHFATQYLGPRAGQEEGAPRHCFYSGDVNSDRDSFAALSLCGGLTGAFGYRGAEYLISPFQNDSGNRALWSSQGEHLLQRRSAPGPPGGGSSPTSRCGVGSSLNPAILQALEKYKGAWRPGGNETARKAGRAKRFVSIPRYVETLVVADETMVKFHGDDLQHYLLTLMATAARLYRHASILNPINIVVVKFLVIGQDDKGPKVTSNAALSLRNFCVWQKKWNKGSDKHPEYWDTAILFTKQDLCGATTCDTLGMADVGTMCDPKRSCSVIEDDGLPSAFTTAHELGHVFNMPHDNVKVCEEVFGKLRTNHMMSPTLIQIDRTNPWSACSAAIITDFLDSGHGDCLLDQPTKPIALPENLPGTHYNLNQQCELAFGIGSKPCPYMQYCTKLWCTGKARGHIMCQTRHFPWADGTSCGEGRFCLKGVCVERHNISKYRVDGNWGKWAPYGPCSRSCGGGVQLAKRECNNPAPANEGKYCEGVRVKYRSCGLDPCSDSVPGKSFREEQCEAFNGYNHSTNRLTATVSWVPKYSGVSPRDKCKLICRANGTGYFYVLAPKVVDGTPCSPDSTSLCVQGKCIKAGCDGKLGSKKKFDKCGVCGGDNKSCKKVSGLFTKPMHGYNFVVLIPAGASSIDIRQRGYKGLISDDNYLAVKNGHGKYLLNGHFIVSAVERDLMVKGSVLRYSGTGTAVESLQAFMPIQEPLTVEVLSVGKMTPPRVRYSFYLPKENREDKSLYRKDGKRPPVLNNSILTLSNRLDPGRPDYKRPSYKWATTSWEDCSVTCGNGLQKRMVLCRDALGQLASACDATQRPTDIRICGDPCPAWEAGPWSPCSKTCGRGFKRRILKCTGRGGVLLPRDRCNLRKKPQELDFCTPRPC